The following proteins are co-located in the Candidatus Methylomirabilis sp. genome:
- the hisC gene encoding histidinol-phosphate transaminase, with amino-acid sequence MSSSFEDAASPYLKGLPPYRHGRLFEEGGREPVSEDWVKLDYNENPLGPSPLAVKAIRGVLQGINRYPDCQGHALKERLAERLGLSAAHVALGNGSSELIDLCARCFLGPGIETIMGDPAFAFYGRVVQAAGGQRVSVPLKAFRHDLQTMAERITPRTRMVFIGNPNNPTGSCVPPHDIAAFVEALPEGVIVLLDEAYREYVPDALQPDTVGYAKEGRPVIALRSFSKIYGLSGLRIGYAIAPPDCITLIDRARQPFNVNALASAAALAAIDDVVHLVSSKRLNEAGKRYLYQAFEELGLRYAPTAANFILVDVERDGEQVVRALADRGIAVCPLTRYGLSTSLRVTIGTPRDNERFVSALREVFSTH; translated from the coding sequence ATGTCCTCCAGCTTTGAAGATGCGGCTTCCCCATACCTGAAAGGATTGCCCCCTTATCGCCATGGCAGACTGTTTGAGGAGGGTGGCAGAGAGCCGGTGAGTGAGGATTGGGTGAAGCTCGACTACAACGAAAATCCATTAGGGCCATCGCCGCTGGCGGTCAAGGCGATACGGGGGGTGTTGCAGGGCATCAACCGCTACCCCGATTGTCAGGGACACGCTCTCAAGGAGCGGTTGGCCGAACGGCTCGGGCTGTCTGCCGCGCATGTCGCGCTGGGGAACGGCAGCAGTGAGCTGATCGATCTGTGCGCGAGGTGCTTCCTCGGCCCCGGCATAGAGACCATCATGGGCGATCCCGCCTTCGCCTTCTACGGCCGGGTCGTCCAGGCCGCGGGAGGTCAACGGGTATCAGTCCCATTGAAAGCATTTCGTCATGATCTTCAGACAATGGCTGAACGGATCACGCCCCGGACCAGGATGGTTTTCATCGGCAACCCGAACAATCCGACGGGAAGCTGCGTCCCGCCTCACGACATCGCCGCCTTTGTCGAGGCGCTCCCGGAAGGGGTCATCGTCCTGCTTGACGAGGCATATCGTGAGTATGTCCCGGATGCGCTTCAGCCTGATACCGTGGGCTACGCGAAGGAGGGTCGCCCTGTGATCGCGTTACGGAGCTTCTCCAAGATTTATGGGTTATCAGGATTGCGGATCGGGTATGCAATCGCCCCGCCCGATTGCATTACACTCATCGACAGGGCGAGGCAGCCGTTTAACGTGAATGCCCTGGCCAGTGCAGCCGCCTTGGCCGCCATAGACGATGTGGTGCACCTCGTCAGCTCGAAGCGCCTCAATGAGGCCGGCAAGCGGTATCTGTACCAGGCCTTCGAGGAGCTTGGATTGCGCTACGCACCGACAGCGGCGAACTTCATCCTCGTCGATGTCGAACGGGACGGGGAACAGGTGGTTCGCGCCTTGGCGGACAGGGGGATAGCCGTTTGCCCCCTCACCCGTTATGGCCTCTCGACATCCTTAAGAGTGACCATCGGCACCCCCCGTGACAACGAACGCTTTGTCTCCGCCCTCCGCGAGGTATTCTCAACCCACTGA
- a CDS encoding LuxR C-terminal-related transcriptional regulator gives MDATGLMNGSLTGIFSSAADGALGVDQDHMVTLWNEAAERLVGYTAAEVMGRPCSEVWAVRNRTGCRLCGADCSPITSARNEEPVEGREIMIHTKAGRPLWLHVSTIVVPGGAPSLFTMVHIFHDVTKQVETEILLGKVQSLLGGEGDLPDGGRMSPLGSASPLKVLTPREQEVLRFIARGESAKGIAKQLHISTTTARNHTQKILAKLGLHTKLEAVAVAFRYKHF, from the coding sequence ATGGACGCGACAGGTCTGATGAATGGTTCACTGACGGGCATCTTTTCAAGTGCGGCCGATGGGGCGCTCGGCGTCGATCAGGACCACATGGTCACCCTGTGGAACGAGGCGGCTGAGCGCCTTGTGGGGTACACGGCCGCAGAGGTCATGGGACGGCCCTGTTCTGAGGTCTGGGCTGTACGAAACCGAACAGGGTGCCGACTGTGTGGAGCTGACTGCTCCCCAATCACCTCGGCCAGGAATGAAGAGCCGGTCGAGGGGCGTGAGATCATGATTCACACCAAGGCGGGGCGTCCCCTCTGGCTCCACGTCAGTACTATCGTTGTTCCTGGCGGCGCGCCGAGCCTCTTCACCATGGTCCACATCTTTCACGACGTGACCAAGCAGGTGGAGACCGAGATCCTCCTCGGCAAGGTACAATCGCTGCTGGGAGGCGAAGGAGACCTCCCGGATGGCGGCAGAATGAGCCCTCTAGGGAGCGCCTCTCCCTTGAAGGTGTTAACGCCCAGAGAGCAGGAGGTCCTCCGGTTCATCGCCCGTGGCGAAAGTGCCAAGGGAATTGCGAAACAGCTTCACATCAGTACCACCACCGCTCGTAACCATACCCAGAAGATCCTCGCCAAACTCGGCCTTCACACCAAACTCGAGGCCGTGGCAGTTGCCTTCCGCTACAAGCATTTCTAA
- a CDS encoding ATP-binding protein, giving the protein MSGGDQLIETIKSIILDFQEAPLETGVPRRVRIETVHGKAAVCIGVRRSGKSTYMFQMIQRLLDSGVSRQNILYLNCFDDRLHTLQQDHLGLITEAYYSLYPEKKNTEKVYCFFDEIQAVPGWERFVDRVMRTEQCEVYLTGSSAKMLSKEIATQMRGRALSWELFPFSFREFLDYKGIESEGALSTKKRFLIQKTFETYRETGGFPEVVGLGRNLRIKTHQEYFHTILFRDLVERHDVSHPKAVTDLAHWLVDNTASHYSVNSLTGYLKSLGHKAPKSAVSDYLEWFEDAYFLFTVRIFDPSLARSNTNPKKIYCVDHALVTSVSSGILVNSGHLLENLVFTALRRLYPEIYYYKTKTGREVDFIVPMRGQPRMLVQVCESLADPQTRKRETAALSEAMAELKLTTGTIVTRSEHERIEVDGRTIEVVPAWRFLLDLPESTG; this is encoded by the coding sequence ATGTCCGGGGGCGATCAGTTGATTGAGACGATCAAATCCATCATCCTGGACTTCCAGGAAGCCCCGCTGGAGACCGGGGTGCCCCGGCGTGTGCGTATCGAGACCGTTCACGGCAAGGCCGCCGTCTGCATTGGGGTGCGGCGAAGCGGCAAGTCGACGTACATGTTTCAAATGATCCAGCGGCTGCTGGACAGCGGGGTCTCCAGGCAGAACATCCTGTACCTGAACTGTTTCGATGACCGCCTCCACACCCTGCAGCAGGACCATCTCGGTCTGATCACTGAAGCCTATTACTCCCTCTATCCGGAGAAAAAAAACACCGAAAAGGTCTACTGCTTTTTCGACGAGATTCAGGCCGTTCCCGGATGGGAGCGCTTCGTCGACCGCGTGATGCGGACGGAACAATGCGAGGTCTATCTCACGGGCTCGTCGGCCAAGATGCTCTCAAAGGAGATTGCCACGCAGATGCGCGGACGGGCGCTCTCATGGGAGCTGTTTCCGTTCTCGTTCAGGGAATTCCTGGACTACAAAGGCATCGAAAGTGAGGGCGCGCTGTCGACGAAGAAGCGGTTCCTCATTCAGAAGACCTTCGAGACCTACCGGGAGACCGGTGGCTTCCCCGAGGTCGTCGGCCTTGGCCGAAACCTGCGGATCAAGACTCACCAGGAATACTTTCACACCATCCTGTTTCGAGATTTGGTCGAGCGCCACGACGTCTCACACCCCAAAGCGGTGACCGATCTCGCGCACTGGCTGGTGGATAACACGGCATCGCACTACTCCGTCAACAGCCTCACAGGCTATCTCAAGTCACTGGGCCACAAGGCGCCGAAGTCAGCCGTATCGGATTACCTGGAATGGTTCGAGGATGCCTATTTCCTATTCACCGTGCGCATCTTCGACCCGTCGCTCGCACGCAGCAACACCAATCCGAAAAAGATCTACTGCGTCGATCACGCCCTGGTCACGTCGGTGTCTTCGGGAATTCTGGTCAACTCCGGGCATCTCCTGGAGAACCTCGTGTTTACGGCTCTTCGGCGCTTGTACCCGGAGATTTACTACTACAAGACGAAGACCGGACGGGAGGTCGACTTCATCGTCCCGATGCGTGGTCAACCGCGGATGTTGGTTCAGGTATGCGAGTCCCTGGCCGACCCGCAGACACGGAAACGAGAAACAGCGGCGTTGAGCGAGGCGATGGCTGAACTCAAGCTCACAACAGGAACCATCGTGACCCGGAGCGAGCATGAGCGAATCGAGGTGGACGGTAGAACCATCGAGGTCGTTCCGGCATGGCGCTTTCTCCTCGACCTACCGGAATCAACGGGCTAG
- a CDS encoding nucleotidyltransferase domain-containing protein, translating to MADIDAVIEHRSRYAVELLSRYTPVAAAYLFGPWVEGSADEWSGIDLAVFLEDIESWDLTTRAHTTALVQEKAGDDITLHFFSARSLHQPEPASLAAYVLMHGVAITP from the coding sequence ATGGCTGACATCGATGCTGTGATCGAACACCGCTCCCGGTACGCAGTGGAGCTGCTGTCCCGCTATACCCCTGTAGCGGCGGCCTACCTGTTTGGTCCGTGGGTGGAGGGAAGTGCCGATGAATGGAGCGGCATCGATCTCGCGGTCTTTCTAGAGGACATCGAGTCGTGGGACCTTACTACCCGCGCGCACACCACAGCCCTGGTACAAGAGAAGGCAGGCGATGATATCACACTCCATTTCTTTTCCGCACGCTCGCTGCACCAACCTGAACCCGCCAGTCTCGCCGCATACGTCCTGATGCATGGTGTCGCAATCACCCCGTAA